The following are encoded together in the Kribbella voronezhensis genome:
- a CDS encoding transglutaminase-like domain-containing protein, which yields MSERVDDLPPRELAELRLQAERYLRDENDQPLLDLVGDLRADEQWWAHLWAPGAAIAARRLGSPQASALLEEAVTLGFSQPEMFEGELEKYFGTDTGWPLLQRRMRVNVPLPTLELTEWPDAGPVGALDLYAIAPERESALLDRLPDSADSAWDTATGLLEWVHDQWPHANDHVEDPDALNVLERVDGGARFACVEYSIVLSQALNAVRIPARRVDLRQANHHVGVGRGHVVSEAWIDDLDRWVLLDGQNGSYWIDEAGRPLGVRELQRLTEPPAFVGARGVESLSAEQAAVWFSYFASVTTTGYTWAEGPFAPIFQGMRSIRTPRLVHDGDLAYPRLSAVTTGLGGTVTAPTVLFSHAHPYGTAIRINGKPVEEYPLDLTPGSHELTVTIATPYGETAPQHLRYLSRSSDR from the coding sequence GTGAGCGAACGAGTCGACGACCTGCCGCCCCGCGAACTGGCCGAGCTGCGCCTGCAGGCCGAGCGGTACCTGCGGGACGAGAACGACCAGCCGCTGCTGGACCTGGTCGGCGACTTGCGCGCCGATGAGCAGTGGTGGGCTCATCTCTGGGCGCCCGGGGCGGCGATCGCCGCGCGCCGGCTCGGGTCACCGCAGGCGTCGGCGCTGCTGGAGGAGGCCGTCACGCTCGGCTTCAGCCAGCCCGAGATGTTCGAGGGCGAACTGGAGAAGTACTTCGGTACGGACACCGGCTGGCCGCTGCTGCAGCGGCGGATGCGGGTGAACGTCCCGCTGCCGACGCTCGAGCTGACCGAGTGGCCGGACGCCGGCCCGGTCGGTGCGCTGGATCTCTACGCGATCGCCCCGGAGCGGGAGAGCGCCTTGCTCGACCGGCTACCCGATTCCGCGGACTCCGCCTGGGACACCGCGACCGGGCTGCTGGAGTGGGTCCACGACCAGTGGCCGCACGCGAACGACCATGTCGAGGACCCGGACGCGCTGAACGTTCTCGAGCGGGTGGATGGCGGTGCCCGGTTCGCCTGCGTCGAGTACTCGATCGTGCTGAGTCAGGCGCTGAACGCCGTACGCATCCCGGCCAGGCGAGTCGATCTGCGGCAGGCCAACCACCACGTCGGGGTCGGCCGGGGCCACGTCGTCAGTGAGGCGTGGATCGACGATCTGGATCGCTGGGTGCTGCTCGACGGCCAGAACGGGTCGTACTGGATCGACGAGGCCGGCCGGCCGCTCGGCGTACGGGAACTGCAGCGGCTGACCGAGCCGCCTGCGTTCGTTGGAGCGCGCGGGGTGGAGTCGCTGAGCGCCGAGCAGGCTGCGGTGTGGTTCAGCTATTTCGCGTCGGTGACGACGACGGGCTACACGTGGGCGGAGGGTCCGTTCGCACCGATCTTCCAGGGCATGCGCAGCATCCGTACGCCGCGGCTCGTGCACGACGGCGACCTCGCGTATCCCCGGCTCTCCGCCGTCACGACCGGCCTCGGGGGCACTGTCACTGCACCCACGGTCCTGTTCAGCCATGCCCACCCGTACGGCACTGCGATCCGGATCAACGGCAAACCCGTCGAGGAGTACCCGCTCGACCTGACCCCCGGCAGCCACGAACTCACGGTCACCATCGCCACGCCGTACGGCGAAACCGCGCCGCAGCACCTTCGCTATCTCAGCCGGTCCAGCGACCGGTGA
- a CDS encoding GH92 family glycosyl hydrolase: protein MTSASAAVPIGAQATGQPAATGSSFFTSFEPGQPQPGYTDAVETGPDGKPRTGGVEGPTPTGIGGSEMDKVVKVEANGENTGGGEIATNAADGDKFTKWLVFEPTGWLTYQTSVPVTIKKYALTSANDADGRDPKNWTVSGSNDGTTWTTLDTRTNEDFESRFQTKEYTFDNATAYTFYKLDITQNHGENIVQLADWYLSNGAPLPPPGPTAESRLDSGPTSAYNARARTGFTGVKSFRYAGHQTAEGRGFTWNKIADVDLKVGKDTRLGYKIFPEHVEGDLSYPSTYAAIDLAFTDGTYLSDLGAKDHHGFGLSPRGQGEAKGLSTNQWNNIEADLGKVAAGKTITRILIGYDKPSGPADFRGWIDDIRIANGTVDPASSDTAAQKTAKRHPSDLAITTRGTNSTGGFSRGNNFPATAVPHGFNFWTPVTNAGSISWLYDYAKGNNDQNKPEIQAFSISHEPSPWMGDRQTFQVMPSTADTPTADREARAWAFSHDNEIARPYYYGVTFDNGNAVEMAPTDHAAMLRFSFPAGNASLVFDNANNNGGLTLDPATGVVTGFSDIKSGLSTGAGRLFVYGVVDQKVVASGKLADGGGANVGGYFSFDKSVKQVQLRMATSLIGTAQAKKNLELELAADSKFDKVKKAAQVAWDAKLSTIEVEGATADQLHTLYSNLYRLFLYPNNGSENTGTAKKPVITYASPTSPKIGADTPTETGSKIVAGQTYVNNGFWDTYRTVWPAYSLFSQDDAAALVNGFVQQYKDGGWISRWSSPGYANLMVGTSSDVAFADAYLKGIKGIDIQAAYDAALKNAAARPPTDNVGRKGLDRSVFNGYTANTTGEGFSWSMDGYINDFGIANLSKALYDKAKKSDPRKQEYLDNYHYYLNRARNYVTLFDPALNFFQGKDPQGVWGNSPATFDPQDWGHDYTETNAWNMAFSAPQDGAGIAALYGGRDGLAKKLDEFFSTPEDALHTGGYGGTIHEMLEARDVRMGQYGHSNQPSHHIAYMYDFAGQPSKTQEKVREILNRLYLGSEIGQGYPGDEDNGEMSSWYLFSMLGFYPLQVGSPTYAIGAPLFTKATIRLADGKKLVVSAPKNSAKNLYVKGVKVNGKNWTSTALPHSLIADGGKIEFDMTDRPSNWGSGRNDAPPSITKPGEDPKTWRDSTEDEGAVTAAAGADVSALTDNDSKTQVTLTGATPTVTVNLQTGRPVTMYTLTSGNTGAAPSGWVLEGSNDGTSWTPVDKRSGETWAWPAYTRSFSVASPKAFTQYRLVLTPAAGADGVTLSELELLGTLKGVEAGTHPSDQRVAEAKPSPTPSQSIDRNYG from the coding sequence ATGACGTCAGCGAGCGCCGCCGTACCCATCGGGGCCCAGGCCACCGGCCAGCCGGCCGCGACCGGGTCCTCCTTCTTCACTTCCTTCGAGCCGGGCCAGCCGCAACCCGGCTACACCGATGCGGTCGAGACCGGTCCGGACGGGAAGCCCCGGACCGGCGGTGTCGAAGGTCCGACGCCGACCGGGATCGGCGGCAGCGAGATGGACAAGGTCGTCAAGGTCGAGGCGAACGGCGAGAACACCGGAGGCGGTGAGATCGCGACGAACGCCGCCGACGGTGACAAGTTCACCAAGTGGCTGGTGTTCGAGCCGACCGGGTGGCTGACGTACCAGACCTCGGTCCCGGTGACGATCAAGAAGTACGCGCTGACCTCGGCGAACGACGCCGACGGCCGCGACCCGAAGAACTGGACCGTGTCCGGCTCGAACGACGGCACGACCTGGACCACGCTGGACACGAGGACGAACGAGGACTTCGAGTCGCGGTTCCAGACCAAGGAGTACACGTTCGACAACGCCACGGCGTACACGTTCTACAAGCTCGACATCACCCAGAACCACGGCGAGAACATCGTCCAGCTCGCCGACTGGTACCTGTCGAACGGCGCTCCGCTGCCGCCACCCGGCCCGACGGCCGAGTCCCGCCTCGACTCCGGCCCGACCAGCGCCTACAACGCCCGTGCCCGCACCGGCTTCACCGGCGTGAAGTCCTTCCGGTACGCCGGCCACCAGACGGCCGAGGGCCGCGGCTTCACCTGGAACAAGATCGCGGACGTGGACCTGAAGGTCGGCAAGGACACCCGGCTGGGCTACAAGATCTTCCCCGAGCACGTCGAAGGCGACCTGAGCTACCCGAGCACCTACGCGGCGATCGACCTGGCGTTCACCGACGGCACCTACCTGAGCGACCTCGGCGCCAAGGACCACCACGGCTTCGGCCTCAGCCCGCGTGGTCAGGGCGAGGCGAAGGGCCTGTCGACGAACCAGTGGAACAACATCGAGGCCGACCTCGGCAAGGTCGCCGCGGGCAAGACGATCACGCGGATCCTCATCGGGTACGACAAGCCGTCCGGGCCGGCCGACTTCCGCGGCTGGATCGACGACATCCGGATCGCCAACGGTACAGTCGATCCCGCCTCCAGTGACACAGCTGCCCAGAAGACGGCCAAAAGGCACCCGTCAGACCTCGCCATCACGACCCGCGGGACGAACTCGACCGGTGGATTCTCCCGGGGCAACAACTTCCCGGCGACCGCCGTACCGCACGGCTTCAACTTCTGGACGCCGGTCACCAACGCCGGCTCGATCTCCTGGCTGTACGACTACGCCAAGGGCAACAACGACCAGAACAAGCCGGAGATCCAGGCCTTCTCGATCAGTCACGAGCCGAGCCCGTGGATGGGTGACCGGCAGACCTTCCAGGTGATGCCGTCCACCGCCGACACCCCGACCGCGGATCGCGAGGCGCGGGCCTGGGCGTTCAGCCACGACAACGAGATCGCCCGGCCGTACTACTACGGCGTGACCTTCGACAACGGCAACGCGGTCGAGATGGCCCCGACGGACCACGCGGCGATGCTGCGGTTCTCGTTCCCGGCCGGCAACGCGTCACTGGTGTTCGACAACGCCAACAACAACGGCGGATTGACGCTCGACCCGGCGACCGGCGTGGTCACCGGCTTCAGCGACATCAAGTCCGGCCTGTCGACCGGCGCCGGCCGGCTGTTCGTGTACGGCGTGGTCGACCAGAAGGTGGTTGCCTCCGGCAAGCTCGCCGACGGTGGCGGCGCAAACGTCGGCGGCTACTTCTCCTTCGACAAGTCGGTCAAGCAGGTCCAGCTACGGATGGCGACCTCGCTGATCGGCACCGCGCAGGCGAAGAAGAACCTCGAACTCGAGCTCGCGGCCGACAGCAAGTTCGACAAGGTGAAGAAGGCAGCCCAGGTCGCCTGGGACGCCAAGCTCAGCACCATCGAGGTCGAGGGCGCCACCGCGGACCAGCTGCACACGCTCTACTCGAACCTCTACCGGCTGTTCCTCTACCCGAACAACGGCTCGGAGAACACCGGTACGGCGAAGAAGCCGGTGATCACCTACGCCTCGCCGACCTCACCGAAGATCGGCGCGGACACCCCGACCGAGACCGGCTCCAAGATCGTGGCCGGCCAGACCTATGTGAACAACGGGTTCTGGGACACCTACCGGACCGTCTGGCCGGCGTACTCGCTGTTCTCGCAGGACGACGCCGCGGCCCTGGTGAACGGCTTCGTCCAGCAGTACAAGGACGGCGGCTGGATCTCGCGCTGGTCCTCGCCGGGCTATGCCAACCTGATGGTCGGCACCAGCTCCGACGTGGCCTTCGCGGACGCCTACCTCAAGGGGATCAAGGGGATCGACATCCAGGCGGCGTACGACGCTGCGCTCAAGAACGCCGCTGCCCGGCCGCCGACAGACAACGTCGGTCGCAAGGGTCTGGACCGGTCCGTGTTCAACGGCTACACGGCCAACACCACCGGCGAGGGCTTCAGCTGGTCGATGGACGGCTACATCAACGACTTCGGCATCGCCAACCTGTCGAAAGCCCTGTACGACAAGGCGAAGAAGAGCGACCCGCGCAAGCAGGAGTACCTGGACAACTACCACTACTACCTGAACCGGGCGCGCAACTACGTCACCCTGTTCGACCCGGCGCTCAACTTCTTCCAGGGCAAGGACCCGCAGGGTGTCTGGGGCAACTCGCCGGCCACGTTCGACCCGCAGGACTGGGGCCACGACTACACCGAGACGAACGCGTGGAACATGGCGTTCTCCGCCCCGCAGGACGGTGCAGGTATTGCCGCGCTGTACGGCGGTCGCGATGGCCTGGCGAAGAAGCTCGACGAGTTCTTCAGTACGCCGGAGGACGCCCTGCACACCGGCGGCTACGGCGGCACGATCCACGAGATGCTCGAAGCCCGTGACGTCCGGATGGGCCAGTACGGGCACTCGAACCAGCCGTCGCACCACATCGCGTACATGTACGACTTCGCCGGTCAGCCGTCGAAGACCCAGGAGAAGGTGCGGGAGATCCTGAACCGGCTCTACCTCGGGTCGGAGATCGGCCAGGGTTACCCTGGCGACGAGGACAACGGCGAGATGTCCTCGTGGTACCTGTTCAGCATGCTCGGGTTCTACCCGCTGCAGGTCGGCTCCCCGACGTACGCGATCGGGGCACCGCTGTTCACCAAGGCGACGATCCGGTTGGCCGACGGCAAGAAGCTGGTGGTCAGCGCGCCGAAGAACAGCGCGAAGAACCTGTACGTCAAGGGCGTCAAGGTCAACGGCAAGAACTGGACCTCGACCGCGCTGCCGCACTCGCTGATCGCGGACGGCGGCAAGATCGAGTTCGACATGACCGACCGTCCGTCGAACTGGGGCAGCGGCCGGAACGACGCTCCCCCGTCGATCACCAAGCCGGGCGAGGACCCGAAGACCTGGCGGGACTCGACCGAGGACGAGGGCGCGGTCACCGCGGCCGCTGGTGCCGACGTCTCCGCGCTGACCGACAACGACTCGAAGACCCAGGTCACGCTGACCGGGGCGACTCCGACCGTGACGGTCAACCTGCAGACCGGCCGGCCGGTGACGATGTACACCCTGACCAGCGGGAACACCGGTGCCGCGCCGTCGGGCTGGGTGCTGGAGGGCTCGAACGACGGGACCAGCTGGACTCCGGTGGACAAGCGGAGCGGCGAGACGTGGGCATGGCCGGCGTACACGAGGTCGTTCAGCGTCGCTTCACCGAAGGCGTTCACGCAGTACCGGCTGGTGCTGACTCCGGCGGCCGGGGCTGACGGGGTGACGTTGTCCGAGCTCGAACTGCTCGGCACGCTGAAGGGCGTCGAGGCCGGTACGCATCCGAGCGACCAACGGGTGGCCGAGGCCAAGCCGAGCCCGACCCCGTCGCAGTCGATCGACCGCAACTACGGCTGA
- a CDS encoding NAD-dependent epimerase/dehydratase family protein: MDDRVLVTGAAGFIGRAVVAALRERDVPVTAVDREPPDPSWDSGVEAITGDLAEQEVCISAFETRPRAVVHLAALTSVLRSVDAPMRTFAENVTITQVLLELSRGSGVGSFVLASTNAVVGDVGTSTITADLPLHPLTPYGATKAAGEMLLSAYSGSYGLSTAALRFTNVYGPGMSHKDSFVPRLMRAALSDTGVRVYGDGQQRRDLVYVDDVVGAILLALETGYSGRAIIGSGKSVSVLELVDAVRAVTGAAIPAEHVDAPAGEMPAVVVDVSASAESLGYRPSVSLADGLARTWKYFRDQ, from the coding sequence ATGGACGACAGGGTGCTGGTCACGGGAGCCGCCGGCTTCATCGGACGCGCGGTGGTGGCCGCGCTGCGGGAGCGGGACGTCCCGGTGACGGCTGTCGACCGGGAGCCGCCGGATCCCTCCTGGGACTCGGGCGTCGAGGCGATCACCGGCGATCTCGCCGAGCAGGAGGTCTGCATCTCGGCCTTCGAGACCCGGCCGCGCGCAGTGGTCCACCTCGCCGCCCTGACCTCCGTACTCCGGTCTGTCGACGCCCCGATGCGCACCTTCGCCGAGAACGTCACCATCACCCAGGTACTGCTGGAACTCTCCCGCGGAAGTGGTGTGGGCTCCTTCGTGCTCGCCTCCACCAACGCCGTCGTCGGTGATGTCGGCACGTCGACCATCACCGCTGACCTCCCGCTGCACCCGCTCACGCCGTACGGCGCGACGAAGGCGGCCGGAGAGATGCTGCTGTCGGCGTACTCGGGAAGCTACGGCCTCAGTACTGCGGCGCTGCGCTTCACCAACGTCTACGGGCCAGGCATGTCTCACAAGGACAGCTTCGTGCCGCGACTCATGCGGGCTGCGCTCAGCGACACCGGCGTACGGGTCTACGGGGATGGGCAGCAGCGGCGGGACCTCGTGTACGTCGACGACGTGGTCGGGGCGATCCTGCTGGCGCTGGAGACCGGCTACAGCGGCCGCGCGATCATCGGCTCGGGCAAGTCGGTCTCGGTGCTCGAGTTGGTCGACGCCGTACGAGCAGTGACCGGTGCTGCGATCCCTGCTGAGCACGTGGACGCGCCTGCTGGGGAGATGCCTGCCGTAGTGGTCGATGTGTCGGCCAGTGCCGAGTCGCTGGGCTACCGGCCGAGTGTGTCGCTGGCGGACGGCCTGGCGCGGACCTGGAAGTACTTCCGCGACCAGTGA
- a CDS encoding glycosyltransferase family 2 protein, producing the protein MNGVLRRHWLLVIFLVAGTLLRVLATIAYRPAIIYADSVHYLANMTELKPDQLNPIGYDLVLRPLVDLGGLTFVVIVQHLVGLGLGIAVYALARRLGVYRWLAAVAAAPLLLDAYQVQIEQNIMAETTFDVLLVGVLWLLLGGGLPGWKRTGLVGLLLGAAFAVRAIGMTLLLGVVLYLVVAAWHHKKQLVLRTGAAVSGFLLVVAAYVGYFHSETGRWGFTGAENQVLYGRTAVVADCSKLPLDAGTRLFCPVEPLGQRLGVDKYAHNHYGDPNWPSQPLPPGTTKQELATKFARLVIQHQPLDVTKAALKDFLKGFAPTRTTSPDDVPLDRWQFQLTYPNGGDQKTADAARQYGGSDPHVHRWAAEILRGYQLNGGYTSGLLLGIFGLIGLAAAAGLGKARQSGLRAAALLPAACGIVLLLGSAAFEFSWRYQLPGLVFFPLAGAIGLTAILGRDQARPALAPYPDKVDSEAVENFRKVHGAPSFAPLVVVIAAYNEAGGIGPVLQNMPKTGGGLPLDVLVVVDGASDNTAEVAAAHGAYVCEAPANRGQGAALRLGYQLAAQGGAQYVVTTDADGQYDNSELDVLLQPILDGQADFVTGSRRLGEEDADSKLRWLGVRVFAVLASVLTRRKLTDTSFGFRAMRAELACSVTLREPQYQSSELLLGVLASGARVVELPMTMRRRGDGTSKKGPGLVYGANYARVMTTTWWREFVLRRRRPAWRTRTGRTARTSG; encoded by the coding sequence GTGAACGGAGTACTGCGCAGGCACTGGCTGCTCGTCATCTTCCTGGTGGCGGGCACGCTGCTCCGCGTCCTGGCGACGATCGCCTATCGACCCGCGATCATCTACGCGGACTCGGTGCACTATCTGGCGAACATGACGGAGCTGAAGCCCGACCAGCTCAACCCCATCGGCTACGACCTCGTACTGCGTCCGCTGGTCGACCTGGGCGGTCTGACGTTCGTCGTGATCGTGCAGCACCTGGTCGGGCTCGGCCTGGGCATCGCCGTCTACGCACTGGCCCGTCGACTCGGGGTCTACCGCTGGCTGGCCGCAGTGGCGGCCGCTCCGCTCCTGCTCGACGCCTACCAGGTCCAGATCGAGCAGAACATCATGGCCGAGACCACCTTCGACGTACTGCTCGTCGGCGTGCTCTGGTTGCTTCTGGGTGGCGGCCTGCCGGGTTGGAAGCGCACCGGCCTGGTCGGCCTGCTCCTCGGCGCCGCCTTCGCCGTACGCGCTATCGGCATGACCCTGCTCCTCGGCGTCGTGCTGTACCTCGTTGTCGCTGCCTGGCACCACAAGAAGCAGCTCGTACTGCGTACTGGTGCTGCCGTCTCCGGATTCCTCCTGGTCGTCGCTGCCTATGTCGGCTACTTCCACTCGGAGACCGGGCGCTGGGGCTTCACCGGCGCCGAGAACCAGGTGCTGTACGGCCGGACCGCTGTCGTTGCCGACTGCTCCAAGTTGCCGCTCGACGCGGGCACCAGGTTGTTCTGCCCGGTCGAGCCGCTCGGGCAGCGACTGGGCGTCGACAAGTACGCCCACAACCACTACGGCGATCCGAACTGGCCGTCGCAGCCACTGCCGCCCGGGACGACCAAGCAGGAGCTCGCGACGAAGTTCGCCCGGCTGGTGATCCAGCATCAGCCGCTGGACGTCACCAAGGCCGCGCTGAAGGACTTCCTCAAGGGCTTCGCGCCCACCCGGACCACCTCGCCGGACGACGTACCGCTCGACCGGTGGCAGTTCCAGCTGACTTACCCGAACGGAGGCGACCAGAAGACGGCGGACGCGGCCCGGCAGTACGGCGGCTCCGACCCGCACGTGCATCGCTGGGCGGCGGAGATCTTGCGCGGCTACCAGCTGAACGGCGGCTACACCTCCGGTCTCCTGCTGGGCATCTTCGGGCTGATCGGTCTCGCTGCCGCCGCGGGACTCGGCAAGGCTCGGCAGTCCGGACTTCGCGCTGCGGCGCTGCTGCCGGCTGCTTGTGGGATCGTGTTGCTGCTCGGGTCGGCCGCCTTCGAGTTCTCCTGGCGGTACCAGCTACCGGGACTGGTGTTCTTCCCGCTCGCCGGGGCGATCGGGTTGACCGCGATCCTCGGACGCGACCAGGCGAGGCCCGCGCTCGCGCCGTACCCCGACAAGGTCGACTCCGAGGCTGTGGAGAACTTCCGCAAGGTGCACGGCGCACCGAGCTTCGCGCCGCTGGTCGTGGTGATTGCCGCTTACAACGAAGCCGGCGGGATCGGCCCGGTGTTGCAGAACATGCCGAAGACGGGCGGTGGACTGCCGCTCGACGTACTGGTCGTGGTGGACGGTGCCTCTGACAACACGGCAGAGGTCGCTGCAGCGCACGGTGCTTACGTCTGCGAGGCGCCTGCCAATCGTGGCCAGGGCGCTGCGCTGCGGTTGGGATACCAGTTGGCTGCGCAGGGCGGAGCGCAGTACGTGGTGACGACGGACGCGGACGGGCAGTACGACAACAGCGAGTTGGACGTGTTGCTGCAGCCGATCCTGGATGGCCAGGCCGACTTCGTCACCGGGTCGCGGCGGCTGGGTGAGGAAGATGCCGACAGCAAGCTGCGCTGGCTCGGCGTACGGGTGTTCGCTGTGCTGGCGTCGGTGCTGACCCGGCGGAAGCTGACCGACACGTCGTTCGGGTTCCGGGCGATGCGGGCCGAGTTGGCGTGCTCGGTGACGCTGCGCGAGCCGCAGTACCAGTCGTCGGAGCTGCTGCTCGGAGTACTGGCCAGCGGAGCGCGGGTGGTGGAGCTGCCGATGACCATGCGGCGCCGCGGCGACGGGACCAGCAAGAAGGGTCCCGGCCTGGTGTACGGCGCGAACTACGCGCGGGTGATGACGACTACCTGGTGGCGGGAGTTCGTACTTCGACGTCGGCGGCCGGCGTGGCGAACACGTACCGGTCGAACAGCACGAACTTCAGGATGA
- a CDS encoding GtrA family protein: protein MRVLLRYSASSVVATAISQLAFLACYWIGTSATAASVIAFAAGAVPNYLLNRRWAWGRTGPAHPTRELLPYVLITIGSAFVITFLTTVADDWIRTMIDAHSLRTVLAGGAYLAANGFTFILKFVLFDRYVFATPAADVEVRTPATR, encoded by the coding sequence GTGCGGGTCTTGCTTCGCTACTCAGCGTCATCGGTTGTTGCCACCGCGATCAGTCAGCTGGCCTTCTTGGCCTGCTACTGGATCGGTACTTCGGCGACGGCCGCGAGCGTGATCGCCTTTGCCGCCGGCGCGGTCCCGAACTACCTGCTGAACCGGCGCTGGGCCTGGGGCCGCACCGGCCCGGCCCACCCGACCCGCGAACTGTTGCCGTACGTCCTGATCACGATCGGCTCCGCCTTCGTCATCACCTTCCTGACCACGGTCGCCGACGACTGGATCCGGACGATGATCGACGCCCATTCGCTGCGGACCGTACTGGCCGGCGGCGCCTACCTGGCCGCCAACGGCTTCACGTTCATCCTGAAGTTCGTGCTGTTCGACCGGTACGTGTTCGCCACGCCGGCCGCCGACGTCGAAGTACGAACTCCCGCCACCAGGTAG
- a CDS encoding NAD-dependent epimerase/dehydratase family protein produces the protein MRVLVLGGDGYLGWPTALHLSDCGHQIAVLDNFARRGYDEELGVRSLVPIEDLDTRIAAWHEVSGQRITAYTGDLLDAEFVYRVLAEFKPEAIVHFAEQRAAPYSMIDRQHAVYTQHNNVIGTLNLMYAVAELDPSIHLVKLGTMGEYGTPNIDIEEGWLEVEHNGRKDRMLYPKKPGSFYHLSKVHDSHNLEFGCRIWGLRVTDLNQGIVYGQQTPQTAQDARLATRLDYDAVFGTVLNRFVIQAVLGEPLTVYGTGGQTRGLLDIRDTVECIRLAVEHPAEAGEFRVFNQMTESYSVGQIAQLVSECFPGPVQVEHLENPRVEQPEHYYNVKHTGLVGLGLQPHLLSDTLIESLFDIVAANKDRVDLNALLPTVRWKGGVKTA, from the coding sequence GTGCGAGTTCTCGTCCTGGGTGGTGACGGTTACCTAGGGTGGCCGACCGCTTTGCATCTGTCCGACTGCGGTCATCAGATCGCGGTGCTCGACAACTTCGCCCGCCGCGGCTACGACGAGGAACTCGGGGTGCGGAGCCTGGTTCCGATCGAGGACCTGGACACCCGGATCGCCGCCTGGCACGAGGTCTCGGGGCAGCGCATCACGGCGTACACCGGCGATCTGCTCGACGCGGAGTTCGTCTACCGGGTGCTGGCCGAGTTCAAACCCGAGGCGATCGTGCACTTCGCCGAGCAGCGGGCCGCGCCGTACTCGATGATCGACCGGCAGCACGCCGTCTACACCCAGCACAACAACGTGATCGGCACGCTGAACCTGATGTACGCGGTGGCCGAGCTCGACCCGTCGATTCACCTGGTGAAGCTGGGCACGATGGGCGAGTACGGCACGCCGAACATCGACATCGAGGAAGGCTGGCTGGAGGTCGAGCACAACGGCCGCAAGGACCGGATGCTCTATCCGAAGAAGCCGGGCTCGTTCTACCACCTGAGCAAGGTGCACGACTCGCACAACCTGGAGTTCGGCTGCCGGATCTGGGGACTGCGGGTCACCGATCTCAACCAGGGCATCGTCTACGGTCAGCAGACCCCGCAGACCGCGCAGGACGCCAGGCTCGCCACCCGGCTGGACTACGACGCCGTCTTCGGCACAGTGCTGAACCGCTTCGTCATCCAGGCCGTGCTCGGCGAGCCGCTCACCGTCTACGGCACCGGCGGCCAGACTCGCGGGTTGCTGGACATCCGCGACACCGTCGAGTGCATCCGGCTCGCCGTCGAGCATCCGGCCGAGGCGGGCGAGTTCCGCGTCTTCAACCAGATGACCGAGAGCTACTCGGTCGGCCAGATCGCGCAACTGGTCAGCGAATGCTTCCCGGGTCCGGTGCAGGTCGAGCACCTGGAGAACCCGCGAGTGGAGCAGCCCGAGCACTACTACAACGTGAAGCACACCGGCCTGGTCGGTCTCGGCCTCCAGCCGCACCTGCTGTCGGACACGCTGATCGAGTCGCTCTTCGACATCGTTGCCGCCAACAAGGACCGCGTCGACCTGAACGCCCTGCTCCCGACCGTCCGCTGGAAGGGCGGCGTCAAGACGGCCTGA
- a CDS encoding methyltransferase domain-containing protein has translation MAEPSFLDRIEQLPGAVALRAASYDLLGLSPGDTVVDVGCGAGHAVADLAAAHLKTIGVDPDPDAIAVARSRTADAMFHVARSDDLPLEDASVDGYRAARLFHLLDDPRPTLAEAWRVLRPGGRIVLVGQDYGFLLLDGTDQDLTDVVLLGLESRTPAPRAARSYRDLLLDQGFREPEVAVHNEIVTDYAQLATQLESAAAAAVEKALITQQDAADWLADQADRGRRDRFLAVLPVLLVAATR, from the coding sequence ATGGCTGAACCGAGCTTTCTGGACCGGATCGAGCAACTGCCCGGCGCAGTGGCGTTACGGGCGGCGTCGTACGACCTGCTCGGCCTCTCGCCGGGCGACACGGTCGTCGATGTCGGGTGCGGGGCGGGGCACGCGGTGGCCGATCTGGCGGCCGCGCACCTGAAGACGATCGGCGTCGATCCGGATCCCGACGCCATCGCCGTGGCCCGGTCCCGCACGGCCGACGCAATGTTTCACGTGGCACGGTCGGACGACCTGCCGCTGGAGGACGCTTCGGTCGACGGCTACCGCGCGGCCCGGCTGTTCCATCTGCTCGACGATCCCCGTCCGACGCTCGCCGAGGCCTGGCGCGTACTACGACCCGGTGGCCGGATCGTCCTCGTCGGCCAGGACTACGGGTTCCTGCTCCTCGACGGCACCGACCAGGACCTGACCGACGTCGTCCTGCTCGGCCTCGAGTCCCGTACGCCGGCCCCGCGCGCGGCCAGGAGCTACCGCGACCTGCTCCTCGACCAGGGCTTCCGCGAACCCGAGGTTGCTGTGCACAACGAGATCGTCACCGACTACGCCCAACTGGCAACGCAACTGGAGTCTGCGGCGGCAGCCGCGGTCGAGAAGGCCCTGATCACCCAGCAGGATGCGGCCGACTGGCTGGCAGACCAGGCCGACCGGGGCCGCCGCGACCGCTTCCTCGCCGTACTGCCTGTCCTGCTGGTCGCGGCGACCCGCTGA